The proteins below come from a single Marinobacter bohaiensis genomic window:
- a CDS encoding SpoIIAA family protein, producing MDIRRHGLAIGIARVDNQFLLTFKAQGKLTHEDYETITPMIESALAAVEKPRIKVLFDASELEGWGLRAAWDDFNLGLKHGKEFDRIAIFGDRHWQDHVAKIGAWFISGDLKFFKTEAEALAWLNG from the coding sequence ATGGACATCAGAAGACATGGCTTGGCCATCGGTATCGCGCGGGTCGACAATCAGTTCCTGCTGACTTTCAAGGCGCAGGGCAAGCTGACCCACGAAGACTATGAGACCATCACGCCGATGATCGAGTCCGCCCTGGCGGCGGTGGAGAAACCGAGGATTAAAGTGTTGTTCGACGCCTCCGAGCTGGAAGGCTGGGGGCTCCGGGCGGCCTGGGATGACTTCAATCTAGGCCTCAAACACGGCAAGGAGTTCGACCGGATTGCCATCTTCGGCGACAGGCACTGGCAGGATCATGTCGCCAAGATCGGTGCCTGGTTCATCTCCGGTGACCTGAAGTTCTTCAAGACGGAGGCCGAGGCGCTGGCCTGGCTGAACGGCTGA